The Ziziphus jujuba cultivar Dongzao chromosome 1, ASM3175591v1 genome segment ACTGTGTAAATTATTGGTGCCTTGCCAGTTATTTAGCCCTGCTTTTTTACACAAAAAAGCAACAAGATGATACCTTACTTTAATCCGTTTCCTGTAGTATTCGATCACCGTATCTTGAATGAATAACCGATTAATAAATACTGGCATAAAATTCTTGATTTTAAATTGCTGAAGAGTCCTAGATTACacccaaaaaatacaaaaaaaaaaaaaaacaattcatgGACTCTGCACTTTGCCTTCCTTTTTGTCCCCTGCATTTCCGTATCAACAAGAGTAGTACAACAAGGGTACTACTAAGCAAGCCACATTTTACCTTTGACCCTTCACCATTGTCATCATTTCCTAATGGTTTAGGATTTCGCAGACAGCAACGACGAACCTACAGTAATGTGGTTTTCGCGATGGATAGGTTGTCGAAACCAGCtacgaaagaaaagaaaggtggCAATCATGAAATTGTGATAGGGACAGTGGGAGCATCTTTGGTTTTGGCTTGTGCTGTTGCAATGATGGGTTGCAGTGGTAAGTTGAGCGCCAAAGCCTGTCAAAATTCTATTCCAACACCACCCGGAATGGCAGACTCTGTTTCAACTACCAAGGGTGCACTTAACTCATTGTTGGATACTACTGTTAAGTTAGCCTCACCTAAAGTACAATCCATAAGggttaataaaaagtttgacgAAGTCACAAAGCCTTCCAAGGACGATGTTGATAACCTTAAGGTTCTTTTCTATgcattttaatcttaatttaagattaatttactggtttcttttctttgattaattttatgttatatgTTATTGGATAATACAAAAAGTAATTTAGACATCAGAGCTtaggttaattaattatttgaattcgATGGTATAACATGTATTCAACAACAATGATATGATTGTAGATGGAAGCAGTGAACCTAATGAAAGCTGGACAAGGTGAAGTTGCAGCGGCAAAGCTATGGAAGTTATGGAAGTTATATGAGCAAAAGAATGACCCAGAACCTAAACACTTTGTTAAAATGGCATTAGTGGAAATTCTGATTGCTCAGgtaattaatatcataaaactcCCT includes the following:
- the LOC107413736 gene encoding uncharacterized protein LOC107413736 isoform X4, yielding MMGCSGKLSAKACQNSIPTPPGMADSVSTTKGALNSLLDTTVKLASPKVQSIRVNKKFDEVTKPSKDDVDNLKMEAVNLMKAGQGEVAAAKLWKLWKLYEQKNDPEPKHFVKMALVEILIAQGKYEEASKLLEVVPLPKGCEISDARPYLYKAILCIMNGDDKKAEIYWKMFTGQDQDDQSGGPNRREKDDPSGRLTQKNNNDQSGRFSSFWRR
- the LOC107413736 gene encoding uncharacterized protein LOC107413736 isoform X3; translated protein: MDRLSKPATKEKKGGNHEIVIGTVGASLVLACAVAMMGCSGKLSAKACQNSIPTPPGMADSVSTTKGALNSLLDTTVKLASPKVQSIRVNKKFDEVTKPSKDDVDNLKMEAVNLMKAGQGEVAAAKLWKLWKLYEQKNDPEPKHFVKMALVEILIAQGKYEEASKLLEVVPLPKGCEISDARPYLYKAILCIMNGDDKKAEIYWKMFTGQDQDDQSGGPNRREKDDPSGRLTQKNNNDQSGRFSSFWRR
- the LOC107413736 gene encoding uncharacterized protein LOC107413736 isoform X1, yielding MDSALCLPFCPLHFRINKSSTTRVLLSKPHFTFDPSPLSSFPNGLGFRRQQRRTYSNVVFAMDRLSKPATKEKKGGNHEIVIGTVGASLVLACAVAMMGCSGKLSAKACQNSIPTPPGMADSVSTTKGALNSLLDTTVKLASPKVQSIRVNKKFDEVTKPSKDDVDNLKMEAVNLMKAGQGEVAAAKLWKLWKLYEQKNDPEPKHFVKMALVEILIAQGKYEEASKLLEVVPLPKGCEISDARPYLYKAILCIMNGDDKKAEIYWKMFTGQDQDDQSGGPNRREKDDPSGRLTQKNNNDQSGRFSSFWRR
- the LOC107413736 gene encoding uncharacterized protein LOC107413736 isoform X2 — protein: MFVHWKKDLELKLEKQGFRRQQRRTYSNVVFAMDRLSKPATKEKKGGNHEIVIGTVGASLVLACAVAMMGCSGKLSAKACQNSIPTPPGMADSVSTTKGALNSLLDTTVKLASPKVQSIRVNKKFDEVTKPSKDDVDNLKMEAVNLMKAGQGEVAAAKLWKLWKLYEQKNDPEPKHFVKMALVEILIAQGKYEEASKLLEVVPLPKGCEISDARPYLYKAILCIMNGDDKKAEIYWKMFTGQDQDDQSGGPNRREKDDPSGRLTQKNNNDQSGRFSSFWRR